The Cardiocondyla obscurior isolate alpha-2009 linkage group LG20, Cobs3.1, whole genome shotgun sequence DNA segment TCGGAGGCGATATTTCGTCTCTCGAACCTCGGCCTATACTGAAGAAAAAATCAAGTACCGAGTCGGACGAACATGAGTACGATAGACCGAAAAAAACGATCCTAAAGTCCTCGCGGAAGAACTCGTACGAGGATGGTAATTACGAAACTGAGTCAATTTCCCCGAGAAAGTTATCAGTATTGAAGAGCCGAGCGAGCGAAATTGAAAGCGTACGACCTATATTAAAACAGTCTAGCGGCAGTCGTTATTACGACGACACGTGCGATTTATCAGTGGAGTCATTTTTACGAAAGAGAGCTCAGTCCGTAGGACATGCTCGATATGCTAACAGCGATGACTCGGTCGAGTCGATTCGCGTGCTAGCTAAACGAAGATCTCTCGAGTCTAGTTCGCCGatcgatatattatatactcCACAATTCGCACGCCGCAGTTTTACGGCCGACCGGTCGAATGAAGTTTCCTACGCATCAAATAGGTACGTTTCGGTACGAAAcgactataattttattaaatatgtaccATCGCGAATATACTAATGGTGTCAAATCTATATTGGCAAGAATACTCGACgcaatttccttttttagtttttggaaaagaaattCTCCCCGgtacgatataaaaatttaaattactttaaactAAGAGCGCATATAATTAGTTGacaaattttatgaaaaattatattgtttatatTGGTGGATGTGAAAAAGCTCTTTAGTTGCTTTCCAATTCTCAttgaaaatgttattaaaaagatattttagtTGGATCGTTATCCGTTATTATAGTTTcagttatttttcttgtacAAGTAAAAttcttagtttttttttttttatattgaaaaaagatttcaaccaagttgtaattttcttttaagaaaacaattttattcagCAATCCAACATTAACTTTTTGCAATTGCTGATGTGATACATGGATTTAGTGGGGCTTTGATCTTGTGCCAAGTTTAATTATAGACCCTTTAGCTTTTCTCAAAGCTACCAGAATGTGGAGATAGTTGTGTGTAACGTATTTATGCATAAACGACTTGCGCGGTactgttttaatatataaaaaaaattaaataagaataaaatgaGTTTGTGTGAAGCAACAAATTGATGTTAATATCAAAgttattacatgtatatatttcttGCAGCTCCGGGGTGATTAAAGAAAGTGGACTATCGTACGAGGCATTCGGTAAAACTAAGCAAATTAACACGAACGATatggaagaaaagaataaaacagACTTGCATATACATTTTGCGAAGACGAGCGATGGCAGTGCAGATGATTGCAGGGCGAAAAAAATTCTCGCTCAGACAACTGACGAGAAAGAAGTGATAGCCGAGGAAAGACAGCAAGGAGCACAAGCTGTTTACGAGGATTATGCTGCTATTTGTCGCAGTAATAGTGTATCGAAGATGACACAgcactttaaaattttgcaagagAAGGCAAACATTACGGAAAATAGCTCTCAGCATGTACCTTCGCAAAGATTGTCACGTGGTATTCAACGTTATCGCGAGCGCAAGATGCAAGGAAGTGACAGATTCAGTACACAACCAGTGACTTCCGAAGAAGTACGTGAGGCGGTCTTGCAGAATCAACGCAATGCCGCAACGTTAAGCAACGCGGAAACGACTGATACTGACCTGGAGCCGTCTAAACTGAGCTTAATTGAACGCGTGCGACTTTTTAATCAAAAGATTGCAACTACAGAAACCACCACGAGAAACGCCGTCGCGTGTCATGAAAAACTTATCCAAAAGAGACGGCAATCTAATCGGTACAAAACGCAGCCCGTAACATCTGAGGAGGTTGAAGTGGCGTCTCGCATATCACCGTTAATCGCAGATCATCAGATTCCAGCATTGATTGAGGGTATTGGAGATTGTTtgtatttgaattattaaaattgtgtaCAATAGCCAtgataaatttgttattttaggAGTGTGCTTAACAGAGTGCCAAGGACCGCTTCATTTGCCACCGTTTGCAACAGCGTCTCAGCACGACACCCCAAAAAGTATTCTAAAGCCGTACCCTGGATATATGCAAACTTTTTCGCGTGCCAAAAGCCCGGAACTCCAAGGTATGAAATTGATCAAGTCTGTGCTGAAGAAAGAATCTGACGAATTGGAGCAGCCGCTGATCTTGCCGAGTTCCGAGATGCATCCGCGTTCTATTCTAAAAAGTAATCCTTACTCGAGACCCGCCTCCAGCGATGCTGCTGATGTAACGGAAAACGAACGAGACGTGTTTGGCACCGAGAGCCAAAATTCAAGTAGCGAGACTGCTGCTAAACTTTACGAGAAATCGGATTGTTTCAGCGTGGCGACTAATCGTAATATGATGCGAGATCTTTCTGATGAAATGCAAACAGTCGTTTCTAAACAAGATAACGTGAAAAACGAAGCCGTAGTGCCTTCTCATAAAGCTGCATTATTTCTGAATGAAGAAGCTTCCGCCTCATCGGCCGATGTGGACAAATATAAAACTGACGTAGTATCGAGCAATGCGCTGGAAAAACGCAGCAACGAAAGGCACAATTCATTAAGTAAATCTAATTGGGAATTATATGATAATGACAATAACGATGATGACAATAAGAATGATGAAAACGGCAACGATAACGATGAGAACGACAAAAGGAAtgaagaaggaaagaagaaggaaaagctGGCGGGAAAAGTTAAGAGGAGTGACAACGACGATGCTAACGATAATTTCAAGATGCATAATAATACTGTTGTCGACCAAAAATCAATTAACGTAGAACGATGTTTTATCGATTCGTTGACCAAGAGTATCAGCCAGCACTCTTTAAGTGACGAGAGATGGAAACCGCAACGCGGTGTCCCACTACCTGGACTGTGTCGCAGTGCAACGCAGGTGATAGCACCGTCGACGGAGACGAACGAGACCCCAAGCGTGAGTATCGCAGATCGGCTGGCCGCGCTACGTCATAATGGTAGCACGAACTGGAAGCGACGTGTAGCAGGTGCCAAAGTTGACGAATTCTGTGACGATTCATCGCTCAATTCGGAAGAGAACGCGATTAAATCGAGCGTGTTAGCCGACTGCATCGAGAAATTGGGATCTGCTATGGAAAGCTGGAAGAGCAGAATCGTAACACCCGACGCAGTCAACTTTACCGTTGCTGGCAAAATGAAAATAGCTCCATCGAAGGATGGAGCCAGCTCGCCGTTTCTTACAGAAGCTGCGGCGAACATTTCAAGccagaagaagaaaattcCGCGCCCTCAATggttcaaaataaaaaaagataagggtaagcttttttttttttttctgataaaaaaacagaactttgttgtaaaatatacttgaaagaattaacaattttctttaatttaacaatCAAACATACCGTACGCGGCGACTTTAAACGCGTACCGAagatttcaaatatttaaaatatttttatataaaagagttggctttatattatattttcaacagTTATACtatgatataattttgttattttttttcagagtgTAACAGCGGTGCAGTATCGACCCCTACCAGTCCATGCAAAGACGCATCTTTCACCACACGTACGAGTTACTCTGAACCTGTTAGCGATGACAGTGgttagtaaaaaattttttttttttttttaattgcacatttTACGTCTTCTTATCGGTAATTGATGCTTACGTCCCAATAAAAGCTGGAAGAACACGACATAAAATACAActctaatatttctaatacTTGCCAACTATGTCGCATCTATATTACTTTCTGAAACAGCTTATAATGTGATTGCAATAATCTAAATTATCATCAAACAGtatcatattttatagaaattagtttattatataatttgtagGTGAAGAATGTAAAACGGAGCATGTCTCATCGCCGAGTGTTTCAGTACCTAAAACTGACGATGAAACGTTCACCTCCTTCTTTAGTGGGGTGTCATTGGAAAAGTGCGAGACCGAGTCTTATGATTTAGATGAAAGTGACTTCGATATAATTACATCACAATCCGAGTTGTAAATATTCgctttgattattttattactttgctTGTGCGAAAAttagagaggaaaaaagaaatgagaacATAAAGTAAAGATTATTCATCAAAATAATTCAGAATATTCAAAGTGTTTGTGTATATGAAAATTGCAACTCTGTAgcctaaattattttttgtcagATTGGTACAAAAGCGGAATATACggacgcaacgtcgacgagtTATCTCGAGAAATCCTTTGAAAGCTCTCGCGGCACGCACCGATTTGAAATCGGAATACATTGAAATTCGCACGAATAATACAGCCACGAGTACGACaagcaatttaaatataagaaaacgTAAGTAATATACTACagtaattagattttttttatcacatataTCTCTACGTCAATTTTTAACGcgtaattattgtttaaatgttaaattataatttgtatttaactctgaattaataataatttcagttGCTGAAAACTCAACTTTCGCTGTGGAAGCTCTCGCCGGGTTGGCTTCTACTGAAGATTTTAGTACAGTGACTTTGAGAAATGTGTCGGAAACAAATGTGTCCACAAATAAATTGCAGCCGTACAAAGACCTGAtgttgatattaattaaaggaaGACGGCACGTTCAAGCTAGATTAGTCGAACCTATCGCCGAAAGTATCAATAATGGTGATAGTTATATCCTGGTCACAAAATCAGaggtaattatataataatatattatacgctATTGTaatctctttattaattaaaacaaattctCAACGAATTGCAGGTGTTTAATTATATAGGAAAATATAGCAATATTATCGAGAAGACTCGTGCCGCTGAGATCGCAACGAGTATTCAACAACAAAAAGATCTAGGTTGCCAAGCAGTTGAAGTAATAACTATAAGTGACGATAAACTCACTTGTTCAAAAAAGCAAGTCGAAAAATTTTGGAATTATCTTGACGTGGtcgacattaataaattaaagggTATGCTCGtttctttctacttttatgtattgtatattatGATGAGTAAATTCTTTATAATGTAACTACAGTTGTCGAAGCTGGTCATCCTGACGAAGACGAATTGTATGAATCTGCCATTATCGATACAAATATGGTATACGAATTGAAAGACGAACAATTGGTGTTGTACGAAAAATTCTGGGGTTCGCTTCCAAAAATAGAAATGCTCGATAACAATAAGGTAATTATGATAATTGAGAAAAGTAAATAGATgggtttttaataaaagtaattatgttTCGTAAAAACTATTGTATATTGGAAGTTATATCGCAtatattttcaacattttatcAAGACTTTGGTGTTCGATTTTGGTACCGAGATGTACATTTGGAGCGGTAAGGAAATCTCGACGGACAAAAAGAGACTCGCTACACGGCTGGCTACGAAAATGTGGAACAATGGATACGATTATAGCGAGTGTACCGTTTGTCCGATAAATACTGCTCGTATAATTGGTAATCGAAATAGTGATTTGGACGCGAACTTACCTGCAAAATTTGCCAAAAGCAGACCGAAATGGTGCTTATTTGCCAAGTTGACGCAACACGttgaaacaatattattcCGAGAAAAATTCCTTGACTGGCCTAATCTCACTAATGCAGGAAAGATGCGAGGTCAAAACGATAACGATGTACGACAAACTGATGGTGCTATAACTGTACATCTTGATGAAAACGACGAAATGTGGCTGCCAAACTCTACTCCAGTCGATTTTATCTTAGAGGGCTGTCACTTGGGCAGAGGCACTGGCTGTTACGATAATGaagtaatttttctcttttactggCATGACAAAAATGATCCGTGATTTATTACAAGTAAATTTAGCTgctttaacaattttatttaatttgattttagtTGAAGAAAGAATATGTTGTTGATACAACAAGCATTATGGTATGGCATATCGATGAATTCTCACATACACTTTTGGATGGATCATCCATTGGTCAATTCTATTCTGGCGACAGTTATATCATTCAATGGACGTATTCCGTCACAATTACTGGTGAGCTATTAATTTTACGGTTTaattaaagagagaaatttgttttactttcGCTACTTGTGTATTATTTGCTTGACTGccagctaaaaaaaattcagaattgATAACGACAATGTCATGCAaagcgtgcgcgcgcgcgcgcgctctgtaatatccagtgaataattaatttttaattatccaagtgtttttaaaattgatttatgtTGTTAGGCAGAGAACTAAGTGGCTTACCATCTAAGCATTCGGCAAAAGGTCGAGATagatatgtatatttcatttGGCAAGGCCGAAATGCATCTTTGAACGAACGAGGTGCTGCAGCATTATTGACGGTCGAATTAGATAGTGATCGAGGTCCTcaggtaaatttattattacaattattttgcttatctaaaattaaacaCATAATATTACTTATCACTATTAACGTgataatttttctgttacagatttATGTTGTTCAAGGACATGAACCAGCTGCATTTTTGAATCTATTCTCTGGAAAGATGGTGGTACACAACGGCAAGAAATCTGAAAAAAAGTATGAGAATCGATGGAAATTGTACATCTGTCGAGGAACTTTAGAGACTGAGACATTCTTGCTTGAAATCCCTTGCAGTACTCGACAATTAAGAAGTAGAGGTTCTTTCATATTATTAGATACCGAAAGTGCAAAACTATATGTATGGCATGGAAATAATTCATTGCATCATATTAGAGAAGTACctattttgattattttctctttttctcttttacttcttttttaatttatctgtttatctttattttatttgtttctttaactcttgcaatttctcttttatagaATGCTATAAGAGCTGcaaataaattgaaagaaaatcgACCCAAAGAAGCTGGATTATTGAACGAGAGACATATACAAATAAGTGAAGTTCAAGAGGGTATGGAACCTGAAGAATTTAGTAATGGTAAGTAATGGTAAGAGCTTAGCAAAAAAAATCAGATATGAAATTATGCatggatatatttttatcttttatttattaattaattttttttaattatctgtttaaaatataatatgaataaaattatatatagcCATTGTATGAAAATTGACGggtaaaaaatcaatttgacTAGTGATGATTTAGTGAAGGACTCTTACTCTGACTACTTTTACGGACCATCTCTCAGTGATTTTCATCGACCTTCTAAATGCTCATCTATCAACTCGGGTACATCGTCACGTTGGAACTCGTAAGTGTACATGGTCCGTAGGAATAGCCTGAGTCAAAGTCCTTCGCTAAATCACCACTAGTTAAATTGATTCGCACACACGTGTTTACTTGCGAGACAATCAGCGAGCAATGAATGGCAATAGATtatgaaaaacgaaaaagcaAAAGCGCAAGATATCGTGCGTGTACGAGTTGATTGATTACCCCGTAAGGTTTTGCCTCtcaaaaaagttaaaaatgtgTTTTGTACTTTTCAGCATTAGGTGGTATAAATGAGAAATTGTATTGGTCATTAAAaacaactaaaataaaaaatcatacGCCAAGGCTTTATTATTTGTCTAGTGtttctaaaaaatttcgtGCAACGGAAATACATTGTCCATATCGTGCAGACCTCGCAACACCGTTCCCTTTCTCACAAGATGATTTATACCAAACGAATCAACCAGGTAACTATATCTATAGAAGCTTACGCTTATTTAGATCGATtggacaatttttttatgaaaagtttcagcaaaattattaaagtttttactACGTTTTACTACTTCTAGCCTTATTTTTGTTGGATGATGAAAATGTGATATGGATTTGGCAAGGATGGTGGCCTGATAATGGAACGGAAGATCAGTCCGGAAGCAAAACTGTAAGATGGCAGGCGGAAAGAAGAGCGGCGATGACGACAGCTATACAATATTGGCAAAAGACTCGAAACGCACAAACAACGAATCTTCCAATATATTTGATATGGGCTGGTTTAGAACCATTGcagtttataaatatattcccGGAATGGACATATCGAGACGATGTTACCGAATTAAACATAGAGGTACATGTGTATTGTATATACTTGATAAAAAACAACATCTTTCTttgcttaaatttttttaattaattttgtatttttgtatcaaattaattaaaaaaaagcttccaacttgaaataataattactctGTCTTACTTATATCGTTagaatgtattaaataaataaaatttaaatatatatatacttactGTAATTTTATTGTGCAT contains these protein-coding regions:
- the Svil gene encoding supervillin isoform X4, with product MVAAGATVLMAPSEENSSNETEGTEPNAACSINQDTCSHYSECCSKKNIDSLVRDVAPCSLNIIEKKQHSLTTENTGKIIHKVEPKENPKNFTACKTAKIRETRTSRLRAASIAVPNDVTLLSKKLLGSETFNSQRHNLSSAKQKNFTSLDATMINSVKERDKNHKRKSYLNKSRHVEAAPVDLSGEVESSERYSKRQYIKRSQVSDMIASPADSRQITSLRRKHIDSKVETQYSIMKNVSKTSPSVLAVANAKRLLVQQSSDVTGDSEFSRKVDELTALTRATMERVERLASATTSCANHSTEKVSMSPKNSITPRHTPVSILKHKTADGEGGDRQASSGSSHTPSPVTFSPSVTEPVSHKRHGILKKRSSLDENEILRRRSCSPDVFFAEHIYSEFRPILKNQRRSSLDEIVKRDQSPDQHPASILKRKSSKEDDREIHRLGALLGSPEPQSILKRKLANSMRANSINHHVTIASDIASTAMSRNAIANTNVNVSENLEGSEVRPILKKKHGKEELFVGGDISSLEPRPILKKKSSTESDEHEYDRPKKTILKSSRKNSYEDGNYETESISPRKLSVLKSRASEIESVRPILKQSSGSRYYDDTCDLSVESFLRKRAQSVGHARYANSDDSVESIRVLAKRRSLESSSPIDILYTPQFARRSFTADRSNEVSYASNSSGVIKESGLSYEAFGKTKQINTNDMEEKNKTDLHIHFAKTSDGSADDCRAKKILAQTTDEKEVIAEERQQGAQAVYEDYAAICRSNSVSKMTQHFKILQEKANITENSSQHVPSQRLSRGIQRYRERKMQGSDRFSTQPVTSEEVREAVLQNQRNAATLSNAETTDTDLEPSKLSLIERVRLFNQKIATTETTTRNAVACHEKLIQKRRQSNRYKTQPVTSEEVEVASRISPLIADHQIPALIEGVCLTECQGPLHLPPFATASQHDTPKSILKPYPGYMQTFSRAKSPELQGMKLIKSVLKKESDELEQPLILPSSEMHPRSILKSNPYSRPASSDAADVTENERDVFGTESQNSSSETAAKLYEKSDCFSVATNRNMMRDLSDEMQTVVSKQDNVKNEAVVPSHKAALFLNEEASASSADVDKYKTDVVSSNALEKRSNERHNSLSKSNWELYDNDNNDDDNKNDENGNDNDENDKRNEEGKKKEKLAGKVKRSDNDDANDNFKMHNNTVVDQKSINVERCFIDSLTKSISQHSLSDERWKPQRGVPLPGLCRSATQVIAPSTETNETPSVSIADRLAALRHNGSTNWKRRVAGAKVDEFCDDSSLNSEENAIKSSVLADCIEKLGSAMESWKSRIVTPDAVNFTVAGKMKIAPSKDGASSPFLTEAAANISSQKKKIPRPQWFKIKKDKECNSGAVSTPTSPCKDASFTTRTSYSEPVSDDSGEECKTEHVSSPSVSVPKTDDETFTSFFSGVSLEKCETESYDLDESDFDIITSQSELLVQKRNIRTQRRRVISRNPLKALAARTDLKSEYIEIRTNNTATSTTSNLNIRKLAENSTFAVEALAGLASTEDFSTVTLRNVSETNVSTNKLQPYKDLMLILIKGRRHVQARLVEPIAESINNGDSYILVTKSEVFNYIGKYSNIIEKTRAAEIATSIQQQKDLGCQAVEVITISDDKLTCSKKQVEKFWNYLDVVDINKLKVVEAGHPDEDELYESAIIDTNMVYELKDEQLVLYEKFWGSLPKIEMLDNNKTLVFDFGTEMYIWSGKEISTDKKRLATRLATKMWNNGYDYSECTVCPINTARIIGNRNSDLDANLPAKFAKSRPKWCLFAKLTQHVETILFREKFLDWPNLTNAGKMRGQNDNDVRQTDGAITVHLDENDEMWLPNSTPVDFILEGCHLGRGTGCYDNELKKEYVVDTTSIMVWHIDEFSHTLLDGSSIGQFYSGDSYIIQWTYSVTITGRELSGLPSKHSAKGRDRYVYFIWQGRNASLNERGAAALLTVELDSDRGPQIYVVQGHEPAAFLNLFSGKMVVHNGKKSEKKYENRWKLYICRGTLETETFLLEIPCSTRQLRSRGSFILLDTESAKLYVWHGNNSLHHIRENAIRAANKLKENRPKEAGLLNERHIQISEVQEGMEPEEFSNGK
- the Svil gene encoding supervillin isoform X1 — protein: MVAAGATVLMAPSEENSSNETEGTEPNAACSINQDTCSHYSECCSKKNIDSLVRDVAPCSLNIIEKKQHSLTTENTGKIIHKVEPKENPKNFTACKTAKIRETRTSRLRAASIAVPNDVTLLSKKLLGSETFNSQRHNLSSAKQKNFTSLDATMINSVKERDKNHKRKSYLNKSRHVEAAPVDLSGEVESSERYSKRQYIKRSQVSDMIASPADSRQITSLRRKHIDSKVETQYSIMKNVSKTSPSVLAVANAKRLLVQQSSDVTGDSEFSRKVDELTALTRATMERVERLASATTSCANHSTEKVSMSPKNSITPRHTPVSILKHKTADGEGGDRQASSGSSHTPSPVTFSPSVTEPVSHKRHGILKKRSSLDENEILRRRSCSPDVFFAEHIYSEFRPILKNQRRSSLDEIVKRDQSPDQHPASILKRKSSKEDDREIHRLGALLGSPEPQSILKRKLANSMRANSINHHVTIASDIASTAMSRNAIANTNVNVSENLEGSEVRPILKKKHGKEELFVGGDISSLEPRPILKKKSSTESDEHEYDRPKKTILKSSRKNSYEDGNYETESISPRKLSVLKSRASEIESVRPILKQSSGSRYYDDTCDLSVESFLRKRAQSVGHARYANSDDSVESIRVLAKRRSLESSSPIDILYTPQFARRSFTADRSNEVSYASNSSGVIKESGLSYEAFGKTKQINTNDMEEKNKTDLHIHFAKTSDGSADDCRAKKILAQTTDEKEVIAEERQQGAQAVYEDYAAICRSNSVSKMTQHFKILQEKANITENSSQHVPSQRLSRGIQRYRERKMQGSDRFSTQPVTSEEVREAVLQNQRNAATLSNAETTDTDLEPSKLSLIERVRLFNQKIATTETTTRNAVACHEKLIQKRRQSNRYKTQPVTSEEVEVASRISPLIADHQIPALIEGVCLTECQGPLHLPPFATASQHDTPKSILKPYPGYMQTFSRAKSPELQGMKLIKSVLKKESDELEQPLILPSSEMHPRSILKSNPYSRPASSDAADVTENERDVFGTESQNSSSETAAKLYEKSDCFSVATNRNMMRDLSDEMQTVVSKQDNVKNEAVVPSHKAALFLNEEASASSADVDKYKTDVVSSNALEKRSNERHNSLSKSNWELYDNDNNDDDNKNDENGNDNDENDKRNEEGKKKEKLAGKVKRSDNDDANDNFKMHNNTVVDQKSINVERCFIDSLTKSISQHSLSDERWKPQRGVPLPGLCRSATQVIAPSTETNETPSVSIADRLAALRHNGSTNWKRRVAGAKVDEFCDDSSLNSEENAIKSSVLADCIEKLGSAMESWKSRIVTPDAVNFTVAGKMKIAPSKDGASSPFLTEAAANISSQKKKIPRPQWFKIKKDKECNSGAVSTPTSPCKDASFTTRTSYSEPVSDDSGEECKTEHVSSPSVSVPKTDDETFTSFFSGVSLEKCETESYDLDESDFDIITSQSELLVQKRNIRTQRRRVISRNPLKALAARTDLKSEYIEIRTNNTATSTTSNLNIRKLAENSTFAVEALAGLASTEDFSTVTLRNVSETNVSTNKLQPYKDLMLILIKGRRHVQARLVEPIAESINNGDSYILVTKSEVFNYIGKYSNIIEKTRAAEIATSIQQQKDLGCQAVEVITISDDKLTCSKKQVEKFWNYLDVVDINKLKVVEAGHPDEDELYESAIIDTNMVYELKDEQLVLYEKFWGSLPKIEMLDNNKTLVFDFGTEMYIWSGKEISTDKKRLATRLATKMWNNGYDYSECTVCPINTARIIGNRNSDLDANLPAKFAKSRPKWCLFAKLTQHVETILFREKFLDWPNLTNAGKMRGQNDNDVRQTDGAITVHLDENDEMWLPNSTPVDFILEGCHLGRGTGCYDNELKKEYVVDTTSIMVWHIDEFSHTLLDGSSIGQFYSGDSYIIQWTYSVTITGRELSGLPSKHSAKGRDRYVYFIWQGRNASLNERGAAALLTVELDSDRGPQIYVVQGHEPAAFLNLFSGKMVVHNGKKSEKKYENRWKLYICRGTLETETFLLEIPCSTRQLRSRGSFILLDTESAKLYVWHGNNSLHHIRENAIRAANKLKENRPKEAGLLNERHIQISEVQEGMEPEEFSNALGGINEKLYWSLKTTKIKNHTPRLYYLSSVSKKFRATEIHCPYRADLATPFPFSQDDLYQTNQPALFLLDDENVIWIWQGWWPDNGTEDQSGSKTVRWQAERRAAMTTAIQYWQKTRNAQTTNLPIYLIWAGLEPLQFINIFPEWTYRDDVTELNIEDGRNPGEILTVENELARLTQSTYSPAQLLQRPLPDGVDPTRLELYLSQQHFQQMLGMSKEEFQQLPVWKQVKLKKDIGLF
- the Svil gene encoding supervillin isoform X2; translated protein: MVAAGATVLMAPSEENSSNETEGTEPNAACSINQDTCSHYIEKKQHSLTTENTGKIIHKVEPKENPKNFTACKTAKIRETRTSRLRAASIAVPNDVTLLSKKLLGSETFNSQRHNLSSAKQKNFTSLDATMINSVKERDKNHKRKSYLNKSRHVEAAPVDLSGEVESSERYSKRQYIKRSQVSDMIASPADSRQITSLRRKHIDSKVETQYSIMKNVSKTSPSVLAVANAKRLLVQQSSDVTGDSEFSRKVDELTALTRATMERVERLASATTSCANHSTEKVSMSPKNSITPRHTPVSILKHKTADGEGGDRQASSGSSHTPSPVTFSPSVTEPVSHKRHGILKKRSSLDENEILRRRSCSPDVFFAEHIYSEFRPILKNQRRSSLDEIVKRDQSPDQHPASILKRKSSKEDDREIHRLGALLGSPEPQSILKRKLANSMRANSINHHVTIASDIASTAMSRNAIANTNVNVSENLEGSEVRPILKKKHGKEELFVGGDISSLEPRPILKKKSSTESDEHEYDRPKKTILKSSRKNSYEDGNYETESISPRKLSVLKSRASEIESVRPILKQSSGSRYYDDTCDLSVESFLRKRAQSVGHARYANSDDSVESIRVLAKRRSLESSSPIDILYTPQFARRSFTADRSNEVSYASNSSGVIKESGLSYEAFGKTKQINTNDMEEKNKTDLHIHFAKTSDGSADDCRAKKILAQTTDEKEVIAEERQQGAQAVYEDYAAICRSNSVSKMTQHFKILQEKANITENSSQHVPSQRLSRGIQRYRERKMQGSDRFSTQPVTSEEVREAVLQNQRNAATLSNAETTDTDLEPSKLSLIERVRLFNQKIATTETTTRNAVACHEKLIQKRRQSNRYKTQPVTSEEVEVASRISPLIADHQIPALIEGVCLTECQGPLHLPPFATASQHDTPKSILKPYPGYMQTFSRAKSPELQGMKLIKSVLKKESDELEQPLILPSSEMHPRSILKSNPYSRPASSDAADVTENERDVFGTESQNSSSETAAKLYEKSDCFSVATNRNMMRDLSDEMQTVVSKQDNVKNEAVVPSHKAALFLNEEASASSADVDKYKTDVVSSNALEKRSNERHNSLSKSNWELYDNDNNDDDNKNDENGNDNDENDKRNEEGKKKEKLAGKVKRSDNDDANDNFKMHNNTVVDQKSINVERCFIDSLTKSISQHSLSDERWKPQRGVPLPGLCRSATQVIAPSTETNETPSVSIADRLAALRHNGSTNWKRRVAGAKVDEFCDDSSLNSEENAIKSSVLADCIEKLGSAMESWKSRIVTPDAVNFTVAGKMKIAPSKDGASSPFLTEAAANISSQKKKIPRPQWFKIKKDKECNSGAVSTPTSPCKDASFTTRTSYSEPVSDDSGEECKTEHVSSPSVSVPKTDDETFTSFFSGVSLEKCETESYDLDESDFDIITSQSELLVQKRNIRTQRRRVISRNPLKALAARTDLKSEYIEIRTNNTATSTTSNLNIRKLAENSTFAVEALAGLASTEDFSTVTLRNVSETNVSTNKLQPYKDLMLILIKGRRHVQARLVEPIAESINNGDSYILVTKSEVFNYIGKYSNIIEKTRAAEIATSIQQQKDLGCQAVEVITISDDKLTCSKKQVEKFWNYLDVVDINKLKVVEAGHPDEDELYESAIIDTNMVYELKDEQLVLYEKFWGSLPKIEMLDNNKTLVFDFGTEMYIWSGKEISTDKKRLATRLATKMWNNGYDYSECTVCPINTARIIGNRNSDLDANLPAKFAKSRPKWCLFAKLTQHVETILFREKFLDWPNLTNAGKMRGQNDNDVRQTDGAITVHLDENDEMWLPNSTPVDFILEGCHLGRGTGCYDNELKKEYVVDTTSIMVWHIDEFSHTLLDGSSIGQFYSGDSYIIQWTYSVTITGRELSGLPSKHSAKGRDRYVYFIWQGRNASLNERGAAALLTVELDSDRGPQIYVVQGHEPAAFLNLFSGKMVVHNGKKSEKKYENRWKLYICRGTLETETFLLEIPCSTRQLRSRGSFILLDTESAKLYVWHGNNSLHHIRENAIRAANKLKENRPKEAGLLNERHIQISEVQEGMEPEEFSNALGGINEKLYWSLKTTKIKNHTPRLYYLSSVSKKFRATEIHCPYRADLATPFPFSQDDLYQTNQPALFLLDDENVIWIWQGWWPDNGTEDQSGSKTVRWQAERRAAMTTAIQYWQKTRNAQTTNLPIYLIWAGLEPLQFINIFPEWTYRDDVTELNIEDGRNPGEILTVENELARLTQSTYSPAQLLQRPLPDGVDPTRLELYLSQQHFQQMLGMSKEEFQQLPVWKQVKLKKDIGLF